GAGAGAGTGCTCACTGCACAGAGCCCTAGTCCTGGCTCCGCTTTGTCCCTGCCCTTTCCTGCCTTCTGGCCAAGGTTTGTGCTCCTCATCCCCCTCATCTGAAATGCAATGACTGATAAAAGAGACTGAAGAGCTGGAAGAGGGTGAAGTAAAACTTGACTTAAAGAATTTAAGAATGGGTCTTTTGCCTCTGGGGCCAGAGGATCAGCTGCTCAGGTGAAAATGGCGTGCCTGTCAAAGTGATGTAACCTCATGGAGTGCGAGAATCCATCTGCTCTCTATATCTTATTTCTTGCCTTTCTTCCAAGACTCTGGAGGCCATTAAAaggaagcagctggagaagtACCACAAAGCTCCAGAAAATGAGAAGGAGACAATTGAATGCAACCCCTACGTCATTTTCCACCAGGCTCTCAAGAACTGCCAGCCCATCATTGGGCTCAGCAACATCACCAGAGGAGGGAAAACCTACCAGGTGAaagaggggctgggagcacatcTGGTTGGGAGATTAGCTAGGGAGGCAGATGAACTGGTTTCCACTCCATCAGTTCAAGATCATCTCTCCTTGGAAATAGCCACTTTGCAATCTGGAATAAAACAGCACCTAGAAACTGTCCAAAATCAGGATCCCCATCTCTGAGTATTGTGCTTCCCTTGTCGCAGGATcactaaggttggaaaagacttctaagaTCAGTCAAGTCCAGCCATTAATCAGTAGCAGTCTCTGGTTCTCTGACTAGATGTGAGGAGAAATACACAGCAAGTATTTTCCAAAGAGACAGAGATCAGCAGCAAAAGAATTGGTAGTCCTTGGACTACCAGTCCCACCCTTTTCACTGCACAGTGTTGCTTGGAGAGGTCCCAAACCCCTGGGGCAGGTCAGCATAGCAAAATGGGTCACCTAGATCCAGTGGgatatttaaaacacaaacaaaacctgtCTCTTGAGTATGGGCTCTACAACCCTCGGGGCCTGAAGGAGAGGTGAGATATGGTGAGATACGGAGGCATTaagaatgagatgatctttaaggtcccttctgactcaaaccatgctgtgattctgtgacttctCTATATTCAGTGCAGAGATGGAGTGACCATCTCCCATCTCAGCTAACTCAATCCAGCCTGGGCCCAGCTCCCAAACAGGCCAGAGTTTCCATTTTGGTAGCAGTGGCCAGTTCAAtggacagagcaggagaagtggcagggctcagctgtcgggagcctgtcctgctgcagagagcagcacagtgaACATCTGCAGGTGCCAGCTGGTGCCgtgtggctgctggggaggagcaaGCTGCTGACAACTGCCCTGGTTTAACCCTTTCCCAGGTGCCTGTCCCGCTGACAGACAATCGGAAGCGCTTCCTGGCCATGAAGTGGTTGATCACCGAGTGCAGGGAGAACAAGCACCGCCGGACGATGATGCCAGAGAagctttcccaggagctgctcctggccttCAACAACGAGGGGCCCGTCGTCAAGAAGAAGCACATCCTGCACAAGATGGCAGAGGCCAACCGGGCATATGCCCACTTCCGCTGGTGGTAGGGACCCTGCGTGGGACAcgctgctacagcctggagagcagggccccagggctgccagcctgggagagggaaaggtgGAATATCCCTTGCAGGCAGCTTCTGATCCAACCAGGGAAAGCTCACACAATCCCCACGaggttctttttctttgtgcttgtTTGGATGGGGGAAGGGAGAATCTGAGTTACTagctccagcagggctgctccagttGTTTCATAATCACTTCCCTGTGAAGACAAGCCTTAGATGTTTTTCTTACAGCAATGCTAAACAAAGCCATCTTTCACTTACCTGTTTCCTGGGGATGTGAAAGTCTCTCTGCTCCTCGAATCAGCAATGTTTTTTGCTGCAGAGCTaagagcagagctggatccTCTTCCACAGGGATTGGTACAACAGGCAGTAAAAGGCcctttttgatttttggttttggtcatCAGCAACATGGTCTGCACAGATTCAATgggaattttgaaaaataaaaccagttttatGGGAAAGCTTTCCTGATTCCAGACCTTTATCTCTGTTGCTCCAGCTACCCTGGTTGTGTAAAGCCCTGAGGCCCTAGACTGGAGCAGACACTGAGGTATTACAGCTTTAGGGCTTCAGTCAGGAGAAACCCTTCAGTATTGCTCAGAGCTCggcagctgtgcagggagaaaGCAGGACACACATTAGTTGAAAacttttattagaaaaaaatccttcaataaactattttgttttctttcttcctctcccatGCTTGTAAGAAATATATCATAGCTGAAActtggaaaattctgaaaaaaggGACAGTTATTGTATAAAACCTATAAAACCCATTCCTACATGTGCTCAGGGACCTCTCCTGTCACAGTCTGCCCCGTGGCAGATATTACTGGCTGTGGGAGAGGCTATGTACATGCAGGTGCAGCTAGCATGCTGGAAGgagtctgggaaaaaaagcacttggTTGAGCTGTTTGTGAGGCCACAGTGTGTTCTGTGACCTGTCCCAGAGAACCAGGTACAACCTGAGCTGGGAgatttccctgctgcctcccacagctctgctgacttTGGGGTGAAGCAAAATGTTCTCAGCCTAAACTGTGCTTTCCTTAACACTCACAGAAAACGCTGGTGTGAGCTAGAAGCCTCCCAAGCcctttgctggcagcagcccagtATTAAGACAAAGTCAGTGGGAGAACTTGCTGGGTGAAATGTGCCATTCCCACCACCCTGAACCTCCCCTAAGTCAGACCAGCACCAGCTGCATCTAACAGTAGGTGCAAAGAGGCTCTAGCCAGTATAAATCCTATTTAAAGGAAGTGCTAGaaaattaatgtgaaaaattCCAACTTGGTACGAAGCTTGCTGGTGAAGGTGCTGGGAACTCCTCTGCCACGGGAGGTTAATCCGTCACTTCACTGTAATAATATTTCTGGGCAGCATCTGTCATCTTCCAGTCAGCAGCTCGGAACTCGATGATCTccaagagcaggagctgggacagggagctgagccCCTCCTGCAGAAGGAAGCCATCTCgaaggagggagaagagctcGTCCATCCGCTGGGAATTCatcttctccagctgctcacCAATGCggtggagctgcaggaccaAGCAGTCCACCTTCAGAAGGAAGAGCAGATGGCTGAGCACAAAACAATTGGAGGCTCTTCTGCACCCCCCCAGGCTGGGCTTTCTACAAGTCCCTGGCAGGACAACAGGAACatcagcagctcttccctgcactcacctcctcctccttctgcagGCTGTCGGGCTGTGCCAGTCGGAACAGGCAGTCATACACAGGGTTCACCAGAGCCATCATGGGCATGTTGTTCACCTGCAAGGAGAGTGGAGCATTGTCAGCCTGGGGCCAGAAGGGAGTCTGCAGCTATTTTAAATAGTTATTCCCTTGCTGCTCTCCAAAAGAGGAAGGGAGCAGGATTTAGTTGTGCTGTATTAGTGGGATTTGCATCAGAGATCAGACATTTGAGTCTCCAGGAACCAGAGGAGCTGAACAAATGACAtaaaaaagtctatttttaaaTCTAAGCAGGTAGTCATGGGAAATACACTTGTTCCAACAGtatttttcctgcctgcagctctaCTTGCATCATTTTTACATCTACTCTAAGAAGGAATTCAAATTTCACACACTGCACAAAGGCCTGAAGCCAAACTGCATCAGCAAACCCCACAGCAACTAAACCAGTCCAATCTGGGACGTCTGGGAGCAGGCAAATCAGGGGATTTCAAGCAGCAGGTACCAAATGAGGAAGCTGAGACGCTATGATTGTTCCTGAAGacttcctctgcctctccaaGCCTGTAGGTAGCACCAGCCCTGTCAGCATCCTTGTGCTAAGAACCAGCTCTGGCCCCCATGGCCCTGGGGCTCTGTACAACACCCACCCAACACCCCTGCTCTGGTATCCTGGGATGTCTAGGCCCTTCTGGccctccaggcagcagcagctggctgctcctgctccagctcctcaccctcAGGTAGTCAAAGATGTTGCAGATGAAGGTGACGTAGCAGATCCAGGCCTGGAGTGAGCGGGTGCGCAGCTCCTCCCTGTCCTTGTACTCCTGCTGCAGCCGGTTCAGCAGGCTCCTCCGGAAGATGCTCTGGCCAACCTGTTTACTCTCTGCCTAGAAGCCCAcaaaaacaggaggaaaggaTGAAACAAGGGTGTCAGAGGGGCAGGGGGATCCAGTATCACAAAGATCCCCTCCTGTGATTcccagagaggaagaaaagctgcaacttgctgtctgtgctggCCCACTGCTTCTGGATGCTGCCACTGCACGGGGCAtgtggcaggagaggagagatggGTGAGGGGTCAGATCCTGTGACTGGGGCAAAGCCCTTcctggcccagcccagggccAAGGCACACAACAGCCCAGGTGTGCCACTGTCCAGACACGAGCTCTCACCTGAATGATGGTGTAGCAAATGCGCCCAGCCTCCTTGCTGAACACGCAGTCTTTGAGGGACTGGTCCACTATAATGTTGGCCACTTTCTCCAGGTCCACATTACTGGGGtctgcagagaagagaaatacTGTCAGGACCCAGCGCTCTTTGGCCCCTGATTGCTTTGAGGCACCCTGGAAAGCAACCAAGGTCTGTACAGGGTCCAGTACAGTCACATTAAATGGTGCAGAAACTGTGCGTGGCACAGGAGCTCAAAAAAACCTGCTGACCTTTGAGGGCTGTTTTCAGCAGCTTCTGAGTCTCGGAGTCAAAGGACTGTATTCTGTACTCTTCTTTGCCAGTTTCTCCCATGACTGGTTTCCTCCAAGGGCACGAGTCGGGGCAATGGATGAGCTAGTGACAgtccctggggaaggagcacACAGAGCTTAGTTGGACAGAGGCCAACCTTTACCCATTTGCCATTTGGCACATCCCAGGTAGCACTGAAGCACAGGCTGTTTTCTGACAGCTCCCCACCCCAAGGAAACTCCTCTTTTATTAGGTCACCAACTCCACCCTTAGATCTATGCAAATCCTCATTCCCACATCTTTTAAAGCTCTGTCTCCTAC
The sequence above is a segment of the Sylvia atricapilla isolate bSylAtr1 chromosome 18, bSylAtr1.pri, whole genome shotgun sequence genome. Coding sequences within it:
- the MRPS7 gene encoding small ribosomal subunit protein uS7m, with the translated sequence MAAPSAAGLGRRLRAWLPRLMPVRWSRYNPSYLEPEVKTESYQKPLEELTEEEKEQMELKAVRPIKAAPPTLSSSVFSDPMISKFINMMMMSGNKVLARSLMSQTLEAIKRKQLEKYHKAPENEKETIECNPYVIFHQALKNCQPIIGLSNITRGGKTYQVPVPLTDNRKRFLAMKWLITECRENKHRRTMMPEKLSQELLLAFNNEGPVVKKKHILHKMAEANRAYAHFRWW
- the MIF4GD gene encoding MIF4G domain-containing protein produces the protein MGETGKEEYRIQSFDSETQKLLKTALKDPSNVDLEKVANIIVDQSLKDCVFSKEAGRICYTIIQAESKQVGQSIFRRSLLNRLQQEYKDREELRTRSLQAWICYVTFICNIFDYLRVNNMPMMALVNPVYDCLFRLAQPDSLQKEEEVDCLVLQLHRIGEQLEKMNSQRMDELFSLLRDGFLLQEGLSSLSQLLLLEIIEFRAADWKMTDAAQKYYYSEVTD